ATTACAGCACCTGTTAATGCATAGATGGAAGTAGTGTCAATAATTTCCAATACCTGATCAAAGTCTTTGTCTTCATAAACGTAAACGGTTAAAACAGGACCAAACAACTCTTCGCACATCGTTGTATATTTTGGATCATCAACAACTAAAACTGTAGGCTCAATAAAGTAACCTTTAGATTTGTCGTAACCACCACCTGTAATAATCTCTACAGATTTATCTTTTTTAGCCTCATCAATATATTTAGTTAGCTTATCAAAAGAGTTCTCGTCTATAACTGCATTAATGAAGTTGCCGAAATCTTCTGTACCACCCATTTTAAAGGTAGCCATGTCGCGCAGCATAAATTCTTTTACTTTAGGCCATATGCTCTTAGCTACATAAACACGTGAAGCTGCAGAGCATTTTTGTCCCTGGTATTCGAATGCACCACGAATAATTGCAGTACTTGAAGCTTCAGCCTCAGCAGAACCATGAACTAAAATAAAGTCTTTCCCACCTGTTTCCCCAACTATACGTGGATAGGTTTTAAACTTATGGATGTTGTTACCAATGGTTTTCCAGATGTTTTGGAAAACTCCGGTAGAACCTGTAAAGTGTATGCCTGCAAAATCAGGGTGACTAAAGATCACATCACCTGCATCAGGACCTGATACATAAACCAGGTTAATTACGCCATCAGGTAAACCAGCTTCTTTAAAGATCTGCATCAATACGTTTGCTGCATAAATTTGAGTGTTTGCCGGTTTCCATACTACAACATTACCCATCATTGCTGCCGAAGTAGGTAGGTTACCTGCAATGGCAGTAAAGTTGAAAGGTGTTAAAGCGAATACAAAACCTTCAAGTGGGCGTTGTTCTACTCTGTTCCATGATCCTTTAGGTGATACAGGAGGTTGCTGCTTATAAATATCAGCCATGTAACTCACGTTGAAACGTAAGAAGTCGATCAACTCACATGCTGAATCAATTTCTGCCTGGTAAGCATTTTTACTCTGTCCAAGCATGGTTGCTGCATTTAATTTATAACGGTAAGGACCAGCAATTAAATCTGCTGCCTTTAAAAAGATGGCTGCACGATGCTCCCAAGCCAGGTTTTCCCAATTGGCTTTAGCTGCCAAGGCGGCATCAATTGCTTGTGTTACATGAGCTTTTTCGCCTTTGCTGTATTGTCCAAGAATATGTTGGTGATCGTGAGGAGGAGTAACCTTGCCTTTATTGTCTGTATGAACTTCCTTACCGGCAATGTGCATTGGTATTTCAATCTGTTTAGCACGGGCATCGGCAATAGCTGCCATTAAAAGTTCACGTTCTTTACTTCCTGGTGCATAACCCAAAATGGGCTCATTAACAGGAGTTGGTACGTTAAAAAATCCTTTAAGCATGATATAATAAGTTGTTTTTACAAAGGTAGTTTTTATTTTTATTAGAGTGGTAAAATGGTGCATTCTGTATTATCTTCATACAATACGCTGATATAATTCTTATTTTTGAACCCTAAGCATGATTAAATACCTAAGATTACTGTTGTTCCCTTTTTCCATTCTTTATGGAATGGTGATTATATTTAGGAATAAGTTGTATGATCTGGGGTTGTTTAAATCAACGCATTTTGACATCCCTGTTATTTGCGTAGGTAATCTGGTGGTAGGGGGATCGGGTAAAAGTCCGGTAACTGAATACCTGATCCGGTTGTTCGATGGGCATAAAATAGCTATTTTAAGCAGGGGGTATGGACGAAAAACCGAAGGTTTCATATTAGCTGATGATACGGCAACTGCGCAAACCATCGGAGATGAACCCATGCAATTTTACAGCAAATTTAAGCAAGTTACCGTGGCGGTCTGTGAAGACAGGGTAAAGGGAATTAATCTGTTAAAAGATGATCACGATCTTATCATAATGGATGATGCCTACCAGCACCGAGCTGTGCGCCCAGGATTTAGTATCTTGCTTTTCGAATATCAAAAATTATTAAGTCCGCAGTTTTTGTTGCCAGCAGGGAATTTAAGGGAACCATTTGCTGGGTATAGAAGGGCGCAGGCACTGCTCGTTACTAAGGGGCCAATAGCGCTGACTGAAGCAGAACGATTAAAATGTGCCGGGAAATTTAATGGGAAAACCAAAAATGAGTTGTCGTTTTCTTTTATCACTTATGGCGAATTAAAGCATTTATTTTCGGATGTCATACAGCCTTGCGCATTGATTACTTCCAATACATCGGTGTTTTTACTTACTGGTATTGCTAATCCTCTACCTTTAATTACCCACTTAAAGAGCTATTCGGGAGCTATTCAGCACCATGATTATCCTGATCATCATCAGTTTAGTATGCAGAATGTGATGAAGCTGGTTCAGGCTTTTAATGATGATTCTTCAAAAGAAAAAATCATTGTTACAACAGAAAAGGATGCACAGCGTTTATTAGATGTTACTTTCAAAGAATTACTGTTAAATTTACCTGTGTTTTATTTGCCGATTAAAATAGAACTGCAGAAAGAAGATAAAAATACATTTGACCAAAAGATTTTAGACTATGTTTCAAGCACTACACGAAACCGTTGAATATATAAAACGCAAAACGAATAATT
This is a stretch of genomic DNA from Candidatus Pedobacter colombiensis. It encodes these proteins:
- the pruA gene encoding L-glutamate gamma-semialdehyde dehydrogenase, which gives rise to MLKGFFNVPTPVNEPILGYAPGSKERELLMAAIADARAKQIEIPMHIAGKEVHTDNKGKVTPPHDHQHILGQYSKGEKAHVTQAIDAALAAKANWENLAWEHRAAIFLKAADLIAGPYRYKLNAATMLGQSKNAYQAEIDSACELIDFLRFNVSYMADIYKQQPPVSPKGSWNRVEQRPLEGFVFALTPFNFTAIAGNLPTSAAMMGNVVVWKPANTQIYAANVLMQIFKEAGLPDGVINLVYVSGPDAGDVIFSHPDFAGIHFTGSTGVFQNIWKTIGNNIHKFKTYPRIVGETGGKDFILVHGSAEAEASSTAIIRGAFEYQGQKCSAASRVYVAKSIWPKVKEFMLRDMATFKMGGTEDFGNFINAVIDENSFDKLTKYIDEAKKDKSVEIITGGGYDKSKGYFIEPTVLVVDDPKYTTMCEELFGPVLTVYVYEDKDFDQVLEIIDTTSIYALTGAVIAQDRYAIEKASHALRNAAGNFYINDKCTGAVVGQQPFGGARGSGTNDKAGSMINLLRWVSPRAIKETFDMPKDYRYPFLG
- the lpxK gene encoding tetraacyldisaccharide 4'-kinase, with protein sequence MIKYLRLLLFPFSILYGMVIIFRNKLYDLGLFKSTHFDIPVICVGNLVVGGSGKSPVTEYLIRLFDGHKIAILSRGYGRKTEGFILADDTATAQTIGDEPMQFYSKFKQVTVAVCEDRVKGINLLKDDHDLIIMDDAYQHRAVRPGFSILLFEYQKLLSPQFLLPAGNLREPFAGYRRAQALLVTKGPIALTEAERLKCAGKFNGKTKNELSFSFITYGELKHLFSDVIQPCALITSNTSVFLLTGIANPLPLITHLKSYSGAIQHHDYPDHHQFSMQNVMKLVQAFNDDSSKEKIIVTTEKDAQRLLDVTFKELLLNLPVFYLPIKIELQKEDKNTFDQKILDYVSSTTRNR